In Bacillus sp. S3, the sequence CCCCAGCGGATATTGTCAGCGACACTGCCGGTAAATAAAATATTCTTTTGCGGCACCATGGCGATTCTTTCCCGCAGTTTTTTCGGATGAACTTCTTTAATATCTTGACCATCTACTTTAATCGTGCCGCTCACGGCATCATAGAAGCGGGGAATCAGTCCGACTAACGTGCTTTTCCCTGAACCGGTTGAACCGATAATGCCGACGGTTTCCCCGGGGAGAATGGTAAGATTAATATTTTTTAAGATGGGCTCGCCGCTCATACCTTCATAAGAAAAAGAGACTTGTTCAAACTCAATTCTTCCCTTTCCAGCGTGAGGCGGCGGTGAGGTCTCCTGGTTCCAGCTAAGCAAATCCTCTTGTGAAAATACTTCGTCAATTCTTCCAGCAGAGGCTTTTGCCCTGACAAACATATTAAAAACCATCGAGATCATCATCAGGGAAAAAAGGATTTGCGTCATATAGTTGATAAAGGCAATGATATGGCCCACCTGAATCGTACCGTTATCAACCCCTAAGCCGCCCATCCACAAGACAACGACAATGCCAAGATTCACCGTAAGCATAATTAACGGGCTAAAGGTGGCCATCAGGCGCCCCGCGGCGATCGATTGATCCTTAAAGTGATGATTTGCCTCACTAAACTTGCCAATTTCCACATCAAAGCGATTGAATGCTTTGACGACACGGACACCTGACAGGTATTCACGCATAACACCGTTTACCCGGTCTAATGCCTTCTGTACCTTGGAGAAGAGGGGAAATCCCAAGCGTAAATTAAGGACGATAAACAGGGCGACGATCGGTACAACAACCGCTAATACGATCGATAAGTGCAGGTTTAACCGCACCGCCATAACAAGACCGCCAATCGCGAGCAGCGGCGCTTTCACAAATATCCGCATCAGCCCGTTCACAAACACCTGCACCTGGGTGACATCGTTTGTCAGGCGGGTAATTAACGATGCGCGGTCAAACCGGTCAAGTTGTTTAAATGAAAGGGTTTGTACCTTTTTAAATAAATCTGCCCTAAGCTCTGTGCCGAAATTTTGTGAGACAATACTGGCCATTACACTTCTGGTACTGGCGCTCAGTGCCCCGAAGGCCGTAATGGCTAGCATCAGGCCGCCTAGTTTTAAGACCGTATGAATATCGCGGCGCGCTACACCTTCATCAATAATTTTCGCCATAATCGTGGGCTGCATCAAATCACTAATCGCCTCAAAGGTAAGAAACAGGACGGCAATGCTAAAGGATTTCCAGTATTTCTTTATGTATTTTGCTAAGAACTTCATATCTAGCCCACCACCTCAAACTGTCAGCCAATTCTTTTATAAATATTATAAAATTGTTTAACTCAATGAACAATTATTTCGGTTGTTGAAATAAAAAAATGGCCCATCGCAAAATGGACCATTAGCTATACTTCTTATTAGTCTTGGACAGGGCGGAATTCGTGAACCCAGACACGCATTTGCGGCAGCCAAGGCATTCCCGGGTGGATGCTTAAAATTGATTGCTTATAGTCTTCCACCGTTTCAAAGCCCTCGCGGCGGGCATCCTCATCTGTCAGCTCACCTAAGCTTTGTGAATACACCTTTTCCACTTCGAACTGGCGGCCTTCAAGTGTCATGATTTCGCCTGGATCAGCATATCTGCCATTTCGGCGCGTAGCTGTTTTTTCTCCGGCAAGGACTTTCTTTACATCCTCTTCCATTGTTACTAATCGCTCAACCGAGCAAGTTTTTGGCGGTAATGTATTGTTTTCATTTTGAATTGTCATTTTGGTTTCTCCCCCACTTCGGTTTATTTTTCCATATTAACACTTTTATAATGGTAAAATCCAATTTAAACGTAACGCTTACACAACCTGTCCGCCTTTTTCATGGTACTTCAAAATCCCTTCGGCTGCACGGTAGGCCAGCGCACCAACTGTATCTGTCGGATTATAGCCGGAGTTGTGCGGGAATGCCGATGCTCCGATGACAAACAAGTTATCGTGATCCCACAT encodes:
- a CDS encoding ASCH domain-containing protein, which encodes MTIQNENNTLPPKTCSVERLVTMEEDVKKVLAGEKTATRRNGRYADPGEIMTLEGRQFEVEKVYSQSLGELTDEDARREGFETVEDYKQSILSIHPGMPWLPQMRVWVHEFRPVQD
- a CDS encoding ABC transporter ATP-binding protein is translated as MKFLAKYIKKYWKSFSIAVLFLTFEAISDLMQPTIMAKIIDEGVARRDIHTVLKLGGLMLAITAFGALSASTRSVMASIVSQNFGTELRADLFKKVQTLSFKQLDRFDRASLITRLTNDVTQVQVFVNGLMRIFVKAPLLAIGGLVMAVRLNLHLSIVLAVVVPIVALFIVLNLRLGFPLFSKVQKALDRVNGVMREYLSGVRVVKAFNRFDVEIGKFSEANHHFKDQSIAAGRLMATFSPLIMLTVNLGIVVVLWMGGLGVDNGTIQVGHIIAFINYMTQILFSLMMISMVFNMFVRAKASAGRIDEVFSQEDLLSWNQETSPPPHAGKGRIEFEQVSFSYEGMSGEPILKNINLTILPGETVGIIGSTGSGKSTLVGLIPRFYDAVSGTIKVDGQDIKEVHPKKLRERIAMVPQKNILFTGSVADNIRWGKEEATEEEVHTAAAIAGAHDFIAASPEGYQTAIGQGGVNFSGGQKQRISIARALVKQPEILILDDSTSAVDVATEAKIKAGLKKYAKGLTCLLIAQRITSIMDANKIVVLDEGELAGVGTHQELLVHCKVYQEIYRSQMGKEVL